In Phaseolus vulgaris cultivar G19833 chromosome 7, P. vulgaris v2.0, whole genome shotgun sequence, the genomic stretch GCACATCTTCTGCATCTGTAAAATCCTCTCCAACAAAAACAGATGAAGCTAGTAATGGCACATAGCTAAGCTAATGGTTTTGAAGCATGTCAATGGAAGCAACTCTTTCCTCCTATGTTTGCAAGGTGGAAAGATTCAAGTAAGATGTTGAATTGTTATCCTTCACACTTCACACTACACAAACATCTGTTTTGATGCATAGATGGAAAACTTGACCATCCTACTTTTTCCAATCTCAAATGGGGATGCCCCTTGGAACAATTTTGTCTTTGATCCACATGTAAATGGGCACTAGTACGAAGTAAGTGGATGCAATGACACCAAGGATGAACCGGTAAAGAAACACTAGTGGATTTACAGGCTTCTTTACATCCTCTACCTTGGGACCAAGCTGCATAAAGCCAAATGAAAACATACTTCAAAAGTTGTACTAAAATTACAAGAACAGAACACAGCGTCAACATAGAGTGAGTTATTGTTGGTGAATCTTAAGTTATGCATATGTGTTTGACAAAAGCAAAAGCTGAAGTGTTGTATGAATAAAAAAgggagaagaaagaaaaagcaaTACTATATATACATGCCTTGAGGGGAGAGTCTCCAGACAAAGGCTTCACTCCTGTGACTGAGCAACCCATGATGAGACCATGCCTACGCACCCCACGATACCATTTTGGACCAATCCTTTTGAGCTCAACATCTTTGAAACCAGCCTTTTTAAACCATTCAATGTACTCTTCCTCCTTGGGGAAGAGCATCCACACATCTGCAAAGAACCGAGATAACCAAAATGTTGGGTGAACAGGACCAATAACACAAGCTTTCCCCCCTATCCTTAGCACTCTGTAGGCTTCCTTAATGCCACGCTGCGGGTCTGGCCAGTATTCAATACTGAACAACAGTCATGATTATTAGATTATATGACTGATTAGATTGTTATAAAGCTAGCTATATGTGGATAGAGGTGATATAAGATCTATAAATAGAAGAATTTGTAGTTCATTTTGTTATCTATTTCAACCAATTCAATAAGTTACCTCATAGATATCAATATCTTGTTTACCTCCTGTGAGTTTGATCTTTGTCCTTTGATCCATATATTTGTTTGTAACAATAACTCAGAAGTCATAAACACGAAACATATAACACTAGCTAACATTGTGCAAGATGCCGATTTATCATTTAGAagaccaatttttgttttagagATATTACAATATAATTCTGTTGAGGGGCGAAGCTATGGAGTGACTTGGGGATGCCATGGTCATTTCCAAcattttcaattccttttatgctttatatgtaaaaatattttatggcCCCCCACTGAAAAAAGAAGCACGCTTCACTATAAATTATGCTTCCACCATTGGCTTTAAAGGTAAAAGTTGTAGTTACCTTCCAGCAGAAACATATCTATCAGCATGATCAGTTGGAAAAGGAAGATCTTCTGCATCACCCTCAATTATCTTGCATTCTTTTAGGGGCTCCTTCTGCTTAGCCTTGGCAAGCTGGTGGGGTGACTGGTCAAGAATTGTGACATTTTTGGCATCTACATGCTTCACTATTCCAAGAGTTGTGAAGCCAGTTCCACCTCCAACATCCACCACCCTCAGGTTACGGCTATAGAGATGGGCAGGCTCCAGCGCCTCATCTCTCATGTCTTCAGTCCAGTGCCCGGGATTTATTATATGATCATACACAATAGACAGAAACCTGTAGAACCAAAATGCCTCCTTCTTGTGCTGGATGAACCTAGGCTGTGAAGCAGGCCTTGAGGCTGAGAAGCTGCATCTGGGGGTCATGTTTTTTCTGACCCTGAACTTGTTATGAAAGAGCACACCCTTCTTGATGAAGCACTTGTCGTTGAAGTTAACACCAGTTGAGACTAAGCCAGTGATGAGCTTTGGATTTTGAGCTCCACTGAGCATTAAGGAGGCCATGACTGATATATATGAAGAAAGGGTAATAATATTACAGTTGCAATGAATGGCACATTGCGTGTGGAATTGTTACCAAAGTGGAAAGCAACTGTTGATGGTTTATGTCATGAAAACAGGACAGGAATAGGATGAGTGAAGCAGGGAGAGAAAATTGTTGGAAAAGGGTGGTAGAGGTAAAGTTGCGTAAGGAAGGATTATGCAATGAGAAAAAAGACACATAGGTGGATATGCACCACATATCCATTCTACATATCCATTCTGGCGCTAGCTGATGCTTGCCACTTGAATTACAAGCGTTTTGGATTTTATGTATTTACTAGTTTAAAACCATACATTATTTTTGGAATATTATACTTTTAATCAATCTTagtttaaatttcatttttggATTTTGTATTATCAATAAACACTATTTGAATCGTTTTTATCCAAAATTTTCTCTTCAATTAAACAACAAATATTGGATTGTTATCCTTTAACTGTTACCGTCCAATTATGAAATGTGTGTGAAATGAGTGAAAAAAGATTCTAAGAGTGACATGCTTATATATCTTTCTCTGTTATATtggaaaagaaggaaaaaaacaGTAATCATCCTACAAGTAATTGGCGTGTTTTCAGAGATGGTTTTGGCTAATCAAGGTTCTTCAACTTGCTGTATTTCTGATTCAGATGGATTGGGAGCTTCCAGAAATTCAGATGGTTTGGGAACTTCCAGAATTTCAGATGGTTTGGGAACTTCCCGGAGCTGGACGGAGTTTTCATAGCAGTGAAAGAAGCCATAATGAGGGAATTTCTCATACCAGGTTTCTTCATTAACGTGTGTGTCCCAGTGTTCCCCAGAACTGCTCTTGCCGTACTTGTGAATCCAACCAGATCCATTGTGATGCTCACCCCAGGTTCGGTTCCAGCGTTCTCCATGCCTACTTTCCCACCAGCTCTCCCCTTGCTTCACGCCATTACTATTTGGATCAAAGTTTTCATCCCATTTGTCACCCCATTTCTCCCATCCACCGTCCACTGACCGTTCTGCCCATTTATCAGTGTACTTTATGCTCCCACCATACCCGTCATATTTCCCACCCCACCTGCCAAAACCATTTCTGTTCATCAAAATCTCAACATGGAATTCTCAAATCACACATAGCAAGCAGATCCCTCACAAACACTCCACTCACAGAATTCAATGCAAGCAAATAATATATTCCTTCACCTTTTAAATCAAGCTACAAGGAAAAAACAATTTGCATAAAGCTTAGAACATCTTGTTCGAAAAATATTTCTAACATACTACTGTgactttgaaaaccaattttctTGAATTCATACAAATATATTGCAGACTAAAATTTTTTGGTATGATGATGGCATGAAACACATAGACTGAGCTCAGAATAATTCAGTCCGAGTCATCATGTTCCGAGTTCTTAATGCTCCCAAAATTGCGCAAAGTATCATTAGCAGTCGAAGGAGACTTGAACAAACATACACTCCAATGGattattaaacattttaaacaGTGAGGAccaaatactttaaaaaaaagcattcaaattctaatataattttcttGACTTACCTTTCATGCCAAACATGAGCGTGCCCTGGTTCAAGTGGTGTGTTTGGGTCAATACTGCACCACTTGTCTGCCCATTTTTCTGATTGACCAGCGGCATTGTAGCGTTCCCCCCATTTTTCCTGCCACTCGTTACCTTTACCATTACTTCCCCACTTGTCCGCAGTTTTCTCAAAATTCATAACCCCATCTTCCTGCAAGCGAAAACCATACTTGGTATGATTATACTGATTTTACTGAAATGGAAGAACGAATCAGTTGTCCAAGACCTATTAGTGCAGTGGCTACAGCTACAACTACAGTATAGACCAATTACACAGTTTGAACGGAGGCAGTAATGATGAGTACTAGAAATATGCTAAACATATTTCAGCAGACTATATGAGACACTATAATAATAAGAAAGCTACTTAGATGCAAATTAAAATGTGTCAAATTTTTTGCTAACCAGACTCGCGGATTCTCTCCAAAATTCACGCCAAACATTTCCATATGCGTCACGGCCAGATTTCTCAGAACCAAGTTCCTTGTAGCCAAAATCATCAGAAGCCTCCCAGTACTTCTCTTGCCACTCAATCTCTTTGTCAGCACTAACACCTCTGGTCATTGTCCATCTGCAGATCACGCCATCTGGTCTTCGCTCAATTCCAGTGTCTTTCCACCATCTTGTTCCATCCGGATTCACTCCAATAGGTGACCATTTATCGGCCTCACTAAGGGCATGTGCTGCTTCCTCTGCATAGCCAGAAGAAGATTCACCAAGAACCTGTTCCTCTTCCAGGGAAAGCGACAAGGAAGGTGACTCTGGTTCATATGCAGATTCCGCTTTCTTAACCTCTAAAAATGACTGAAACGGTGGAAGAGTATCAATATGTTCGCTTTTAGAAAGTAAACTCTCAAATGGAATAGAGAGAAATTGAGATTTCCGCTCCTTCTCCACAACTGCACTGGGCAAGGTTGGACGAACAGAAGGCTTGGCATTTAACTGCAACCCATTGCCTTCATCTGTGGGAACATCGCTCTCCACGGGAGGAGTCCAGGACCAAAAATCAGGGCCAGGCACACCACTTCCCTCAGGTGCTGACTCTTGCACAAGAATACCCCCACTCTGCACTCCTGTTTCCGAACCCAATTCTAgcacataatttaaaaaaaaaaaaaagaataaaccAATACGTAAGCGATCAACACTTACAACAATATCTCCCAAGAATAATATCAATTTCTTAGGGAATAAAATAAACAAGTAAATCAGCAATAGCATCTTCATAGAATATTAGATTAAAAACTTCAAATGCGAAATTAACACACCCCGTAATCTCAATTTCAATGCTAACTTCAAATTTTGATAACTAAAATACAAGAAATCAATAATGACATCTACATTTAGAAATAGAACAAAATTGAACCACTCCATTTCTTAGTTAAGAAAATCCAGCAGTAGAATCTTCACAGCACGTTATATTACAAACATCAAAATTCAT encodes the following:
- the LOC137827583 gene encoding 2-methyl-6-phytyl-1,4-hydroquinone methyltransferase, chloroplastic-like; the encoded protein is MASLMLSGAQNPKLITGLVSTGVNFNDKCFIKKGVLFHNKFRVRKNMTPRCSFSASRPASQPRFIQHKKEAFWFYRFLSIVYDHIINPGHWTEDMRDEALEPAHLYSRNLRVVDVGGGTGFTTLGIVKHVDAKNVTILDQSPHQLAKAKQKEPLKECKIIEGDAEDLPFPTDHADRYVSAGSIEYWPDPQRGIKEAYRVLRIGGKACVIGPVHPTFWLSRFFADVWMLFPKEEEYIEWFKKAGFKDVELKRIGPKWYRGVRRHGLIMGCSVTGVKPLSGDSPLKLGPKVEDVKKPVNPLVFLYRFILGVIASTYFVLVPIYMWIKDKIVPRGIPI
- the LOC137827582 gene encoding protein LIKE EARLY STARVATION, chloroplastic, which gives rise to MHFGTCALGAPHRWLHLHPHLHQQHRNREWTRVRPMARGGGGGAREDVDTSYLDMWKKAVESERKSMQFKTIAERVASTRHHGTVEDDLEKKTTEFHKLLEVPSEERDRVQRMQVIDRAAAAIAAARALIQQRGTTDSGTDADADADVDVDSDERQRELGSETGVQSGGILVQESAPEGSGVPGPDFWSWTPPVESDVPTDEGNGLQLNAKPSVRPTLPSAVVEKERKSQFLSIPFESLLSKSEHIDTLPPFQSFLEVKKAESAYEPESPSLSLSLEEEQVLGESSSGYAEEAAHALSEADKWSPIGVNPDGTRWWKDTGIERRPDGVICRWTMTRGVSADKEIEWQEKYWEASDDFGYKELGSEKSGRDAYGNVWREFWRESASLEDGVMNFEKTADKWGSNGKGNEWQEKWGERYNAAGQSEKWADKWCSIDPNTPLEPGHAHVWHERWGGKYDGYGGSIKYTDKWAERSVDGGWEKWGDKWDENFDPNSNGVKQGESWWESRHGERWNRTWGEHHNGSGWIHKYGKSSSGEHWDTHVNEETWYEKFPHYGFFHCYENSVQLREVPKPSEILEVPKPSEFLEAPNPSESEIQQVEEP